The Campylobacter hyointestinalis subsp. hyointestinalis nucleotide sequence CATTAAAATTAAAAGAGATTAGCTACCTACACGCTGAGGGCTATCCAGCTGGCGAGATGAAGCACGGTCCTATCGCTCTAGCAGATACGGGGCTTTATACTATAGCTTTGCTTCCAAAAACTCTGCTTTATGAAAAGACGAAGTCAAATGTCGAAGAGTTAGCCGCGAGAGATGCATTTATAACAGCTATCAGTCCGTTACCATTTGAGCTTAGTGATGATTTTATCCAAACGAATTTGTATGAGCATCCTATGAGCGAATTTTTTGAGATGATGATAGTTTTACAGCTTTTTGCTTTGGAAATTTCAGTACGTTTAGGAAATGACGTAGATATGCCAAGAAACCTTGCAAAGAGCGTTACTGTTGAGTAATAAATCGTGTTTAGGCTTTTTAAATTTAGTAAAATAGTGATAGTATCTAAAAATTTGGAAGATGAATTTGAATAAAGTTTTTAAACTGTTTTTGCTTTTTATATTTGTCTGCTTACTCATCTTATGCGGATTTTATTATAAATATCTGCAAACTCAAAAAGATCAAAATATCAAAAAATATTTTGATCTAAATGCTGAGCTTATGATAAGCGCACTTGAAAATGAGCGTTTAAACGCACTTGCTATATCTATACTTCTTTCTAAAAACAGTGATATCAGAACTTGTTATGAGAGCGGAGATCATAATTATTGTATGAATAGCGCAAAGGAATTTGCTAGTATCTTAAGTCAAGTTCCTAACTATAAAAATATCCGTATTCATATGCACGATGCTAATACAAAAAGCCTTGCAAGGAGCTTTGACGAGACTAAATTTGGTGATAATCTAAGTGGGTTTAGATATATGCTAAATGACGTCAAAAAAAATATGCAGCCTATAGC carries:
- a CDS encoding cache domain-containing protein; the protein is MNKVFKLFLLFIFVCLLILCGFYYKYLQTQKDQNIKKYFDLNAELMISALENERLNALAISILLSKNSDIRTCYESGDHNYCMNSAKEFASILSQVPNYKNIRIHMHDANTKSLARSFDETKFGDNLSGFRYMLNDVKKNMQPIAGIEVGRCGMFIRGISPVFLDNKFAGSIEVLLDFSRLENIAWSQGLNIFILLNKSFDSDCITNIDKSLLKKYYILNQNIANINLLPNLRRFDFENLNFMKSGQDYFYSKLIIDILNNKVGYVVLHYSDNAASRLGLTEY